The following is a genomic window from Bacteroidota bacterium.
TCTGCCGATGAATTGCAGATCGAGATCGAACAGGAAACAAAAGAAAAAACCGGAGGCGGAAAAGGAAAACAACTCGTAACAAAAAAAATAAGTATTCCACTTCTCGAAGTAAAAGAAACAAAAGCTGTAATTAAATTCTGAAACTACATACTTAACCAAAAACCAGATCACGGAAAACAAAAACGATCACAATCACAATTAAAATGGAAAACATCAACCTTATTGAATCCTTTTCGGAATTCAAAGAAACCAAGAACATAGACAGGGCTACGCTCATGAGCATTCTCGAAGATGTGTTCAGAAGCCTCATCCGTAAAAAATACGGAAGCGACGAAAATTTCGATTTCATCGTGAATCCTGAACGGGGCGATCTCGAAATATGGCGTAACCGTGAGATCGTGGACAATGAATTTGCGGAAGATAGTTTCGATTACGATCCTAATAAGCACATCAGTCTTTCCGAAGCAAAAAAAATAGAACCCGATTTCGAAATTGGTGAACAGGTTACCGACCGCATTGTTCTCGATGATTTCGGACGCCGTGCTGTTCTCTCCATTCGTCAGAATCTTGTTTCGCGTGTACTCGATCTTGAAAAAGATTCACTCTATAAAAAATACAAGGAACGTGTGGGCGATGTAATTACCGGCGAAGTCTATCAGGTTTGGAAAAAAGAAACACTCGTGCTTGATGATGAAGGCAACGAACTCATCCTTCCTAAAACAGAACAGATCCCGGGAGATTTTTTCAAAAAAGGAGATACGGTGCGAGCCGTTGTTTCCAAAGTTGATCTGCGAAATAATTCACCGGTCATCATTCTTTCACGTACTTCACCTTCCTTCCTCGAAAAATTATTCGAAATGGAAGTTCCCGAAATTTATGACGGACTCATTACCATCAAGAAGATCGTTCGTGAACCCGGTGAACGCGCTAAAGTTGCAGTGGAATCCTATGACGATCGCATTGATCCGGTTGGCGCGTGCGTGGGAATGAAGGGTTCACGCATTCATGGCATCGTGAGAGAATTGCGCAATGAGAATATTGACGTGATCAATTTCACAACGAATTCTACACTGCTCATCCAACGTGCTCTTTCTCCTGCAAAGATCACTTCTGTAAAACTCGATGACGAGAGTAAACGTGCAGAAGTTTACCTGAAACCCGACCAGGTTTCACTCGCTATCGGAAAAGGCGGCCACAATATCCGCCTCGCAGGACGTCTCACCGGTTACGAGATCGATGTTTATCGCGATACGGATGAAGATGTGGAAGACGTTACACTCGATGAATTTTCGGATGAGATCGAACAGTGGATCATTGACGAATTCAAATCCATTGGTTGCGATACTGCAAAAGCCGTTCTGGAACTTTCTGATGAAGAGCTGGTGAAACGCACCGATCTCGAAGAAGAAACAGTGAAAGAAGTGAAACGAATATTAAAATCAGAATTCGAATAATAAACAAGAAAATACAATAGAATCGCCTGGAGGCACTTTATGTCAGAACCAGAAAAAACGATCCGGCTCAGTAAGGTAAAAGGGGAACTCAACGTTTCCCTCGACCGGATATTTGAATTTCTCGAAGAGAAAGGATTCAAACTTGACCGTAATCCTAACCAGAAAATTTCTGAAGAGCATTATCGTTTGCTCACCAAGGAATTTGCGCAGGACCGCGAAGAGAAAGAAGAATCAAAACTCGTCGGGCTTTCTTCTAAAGTGAAGAAGGAATCCATTATCCTTAATGAAGAACTCACCAAATCGGATCGCCGCGCCCGCGAGCGTGACCAGGAAGAGATCATCATCAAGGACATGAATAATCCTTCAACGAAAACTGTAGAACCAAAAGAAGCAAAGGAGAAAAAAGAAAAGAAAGAAGAGATTACGCGTGTTGTTCCTGAAAAAACAGTTGCAGTAAAAGTGATCTCTAAGATCGAACTCGGCGCCGATAAAGGAAAAGAGAAAAAGAAAAAAGATGCTGCTGCCGAAAAAGAGACGAAAGACAAAACAAAAAAAACCACTAAAAAGAAAAAAGAGGAAGAAGCACCACCGGTAGAAAATATTGAAGAGGTAGTTACTGAAACACCGGTCACCACCGAAGAAGTTGCTCCGCCGGAAGAAGTGATCTTCCGCCGCTCCGTTGAAAAACTGGAAGGCCCCAAGATCATGGGCAAGATCGATCTTCCTGTGAAAGAAGAAAAGAAAAAACCGGTCGCTTCTTCCAGCGCACAATTCGAATCGGATAAAAAGAAAAAAAGAAAACGCATTCGTAAAGAAGGCGGGCCTGTTAACCTACAGCCGGGACAAGAAGGTGGCGGCCGCGGACAAGGCCGTGGAAAAGGACAGCAACGCCAGTCACGTGAAGCTCGTCCTGAACTCACAGAAGAAGAAGTACAGAAACAGATCAAAGAAACGCTTGCACGACTCAGCGGACAGGGAAAATCAAAAGCATCAAAATATCGCCGCGATAAACGCGAACAGATCTCGCAGCGGATTGAAAAAGAACAGGCAGAAGCCGAAGCACAGAAAGGTGTTTTGAAAGTAACGGAATTCGTAACCGCAAATCAACTTGCAACAATGATGAACGTTCCTGTTACGCAAATCATTTCTACCTGCATGACCATCGGTTTGTTCGTTTCCATCAATCAGCGTCTTGATGCGGAAACCATTTCACTTCTTGCACAGGAATTCGGTTACAAAGTTGAATTCGTGAGCGTAGAAGTGCAGGAAGCAATTCGTGAAGAAGAAGATAAACCGGAAGAATTAAAAGATCGCCCTCCCATTGTTACTGTGATGGGCCACGTCGATCATGGAAAAACTTCTTTGCTCGATTACATTCGTAAATCGAATGTGATTGCAGGTGAAGCCGGCGGGATCACGCAGCACATCGGCGCTTACTCGGTGGGACTGGAAAATGGAAAACACATCACGTTCCTCGATACACCGGGACACGAAGCGTTCACCGCAATGCGCGCGCGTGGTGCGCAGGTCACCGACGTTGCGATCATCGTTATTGCTGCTGACGATAGTGTGATGCCGCAAACAACAGAAGCGATCAATCACGCACAAGCTGCCGGAGTGCCCATTGTTTTTGCGATCAATAAAATTGATAAGCCCGGTGCAAATGCTGATAAGATTCGCGAAGCACTTGCGAATATGAATATTCTCGTTGAAGAGTGGGGTGGAAAATATCAGTGCCAGGAAATTTCTGCTAAGAAAGGATTGAGCATTGATACGCTGCTTGAAAAAGTTCTGCTCGAAGCGGAATTGTTACAACTGAAAGCAAATCCTGAAAAACGCGCAACGGGTGTGATCATCGAATCTACTCTCGACAAAGGACGCGGCTACACTGCAACTGTTCTCGTGGAGAATGGAACTATGCGTGTTGGCGATGTAGTGCTTGCAGGATGTTACAGCGGCCGTGTGAAAGCGATGCATAATGAACGCGGACTCGATGTGATAGATGCCGGACCTGCGACACCCGTGCAGATTCTCGGATTAAGCGGCGCGCCGCAAGCGGGCGATCAGTTCAACATCATGGCAGATGAGCGTGAAGCGCGCGAGATCGCAACACGTCGTTTGCAATTGCAACGCGAACAACAGATCCGCACCACAAAACATATTACGCTCGATGAGATCGGCCGTCGTCTTGCTATTGGTGATTTCCAGGAATTGAATGTGATCATCAAAGGTGATGTGGACGGTTCCATAGAAGCGCTCGCCGATTCATTGCTGAAACTTTCCACCGAAAAAATCCAGATCCGCATTGTGCACAAAGGTGTCGGTGCGATTTCAGAATCGGATGTGCTGCTTGCTTCTGCATCGAACGCGATCATTGTGGGATTCCAGGTTCGTCCGTCGGTGAGTGCAAGAAAATTGGCAGAGACCGAACAGATCGACATCCGTTTGTATTCCATCATTTACAAAGCTATCGAAGAGATCAAAGCGGCGATGGAAGGAATGCTTGCGCCGGAATTCGAAGAGAAGATCACGGGCAATATCGAAGTGCGGGAAGTTTTTAAAATTTCAAAAGTGGGAACAGTCGCAGGATGTTATGTGCTCGACGGAAAAGTGAATCGCCAGACCAAAGTGCGTATCATCCGCAATGGAATTGTGTTGCACGACGGAGCTCTCGGTTCGCTCAAGCGTTTCAAAGACGATGTGAAAGAAGTTGCTTCCGGTTACGAATGCGGACTGAACATCGACAAGTTCGACAACATTGAAGTGGGCGATATTATTGAAGGATACGAGATGGTGGAGATAAAAGGAAAGCTTTAGAAATTTTCCCAAAATAAAATAACAAATTCCAAAGGATGCCGTTGTGCAGCCTTTTTTATATAGCCCGCTTTAAAAAGTTCAGGAAAATATTTTTAAAACGAAAACAGGAACACATTGCTGCATTCCTGTTTTCTGAAAAGAAAAAATATTTTTACGGAAGTAAAACTCCAATCGTGAAACTGAGTTTGTAAGCGATCGGGAAATTCTGTCCGCCACTGCTATGGCTGTAATAGAATCTCGGAAGATTTGCATAGTCAAAAGTAGAATTCGGGATCGATGTGTGCGATTCAACTCCGTATCCCAATCCGCCTGAAAGATCGAGCGTGAGCATATCTCCAAACACCATTTGCCTTCCGATGTTCAGAAGAAATGCGCCCGAATTAAAAGTTGCTTTTGTCGTTGTGGTGGTGTAAGTAAGATTATTGTAATAAGAAATGTCTTTTGTAAAATTCGAATACATCACTTCCGGTTCTAGATAAAATCCACCGAGCGCGTAACTCCATTGCATGTCTTTCGTCACCACTTCAGGAACACGTTTGAAACGCATTCCTGCTTTGAGGTAAAATCCTGCTGCGTTCTGATCCATCATCGTTCCCACTTTCGGCCCGATGAATCCCACATCAGAAACTACTGCACGCGTAGGCGTGAGCGCCTGCTGGTAACCGATCGAAACAAATCCGAGAAGCGGGGAGAACGGTCGCGTGGTGATTGCACGTTTTCTCATTCTTAAAGTACTGTTGGGCGTAACGGACATCTGATCCTGCGTCATCATTTCTACACTTCCGTTTTCATAAACGATCTTGATCACTTCTGTTTTGGCAATGACATAAACGGGGCCGTCCATATTATCCCATTTTTTGTACTTGATCTCGGATGTTCCTACTTCCGTTACTTTAGCAGCGATGATGTCGCCACCGACTTTGTAAATTTTATCCTGCGCAAAAGCAAAGGAAACGGCGAAGATGAACAGGAGAGAAAGAAAATATTTTTTCATGAGGTTGGATTTTTGAGTAATAAATGTATGAAAAATCGGGAAGGTGGGCAAGTGATATCCGTCACTTGGTTTCAACGCTATCTCCTTCGCTGTTTCCACAATCCGCTCATTTACAAAAACAAGCCAAATTCTTATCTTCGTGTTATGATTGATTTGATAAATAGCAATGTGAACGAATTAAGGAAAATTTGTGTGAACCACAATGTAAGTTCCTTGTGTCTTTTTGGTTCAGCTGCAAAGGGAAACTTCAAATCGGACAGCGATCTGGATTTTCTTGTGCGGTTCAATGATAAAATCAATCTGCTTGATTATGCCGACAATTTTTTTTCAATGATAGAGGAACTCGAAAAGTTGTTCAACAGGAAGGTGGATCTTTTGACGGTTTCCTCTTTGAAAAACCCGATTCTAAAAAAAGAAATTGAAAATACTCAAATAGCGCTCTATGCTGCCTGATAGAATACTCAAATATATTCTTGATATAGAAGCTATCATTGAGGAAATTGAACTATTAAAAAAATCCGTTGCGAATGATTTTAATAAATTTAAGGATGATTTTAAATCAACCAGAGCTGTTGAGCGACAGCTTGAAATTATTGGAGAAGCTGCTAATAAAATAAATCAACTTGATCCAACAATAGAGATCACCGGAATAAAAAGTATTATTTCACTGAGAAATTTTATCGTTCACGCTTACGATTCCGTTGATCATGAAATACTTTGGGGAATTATTCAAAAAGATATACCGGTTCTAAAAAATGACATTCAAAACATGAAAAAATAACATTTGAAAATTACCGCAACACCTTCTTGCCTTCCAACACCATCTCCTTCGCCGTCTCCACAATAGCATCCGCATCAAATCCACATTCCTTCCACAACTCCGTTTGTTCACCGTGCTCAATGAATGAATCGGGAATTCCCAAACGTTTTATTTCTGCGTGATAATTATGATCTGCCATGAATTCGATTACCGCGCTTCCGAATCCACCTTGTATGCAACCATCTTCAACAGTAATTATTTTATCGAAAGTTGAAAAAACTTCATGCAGCATTTCTTCGTCAATAGGTTTTGCAAAACGCATATCGTAATGGGCCGCATTCACTCCGGCTTTTTTCAATGAGGCACATGCTTCTACTGCGAAATTTCCGGGATGACCGATCGTGAGAATCGCAACATCCTTTCCATCACATATCTTCCTTCCTTTGCCGATCTGAATTTCTTCGAATGGCGTTTTCCATTCGGTAAGCACACCTTGTCCGCGCGGATAACGGATGCTCATCGGAAAATTATTTTTTTCCAGTTGCGCCGTGTACATCAGATTTCTCAATTCACTTTCATTCATCGGCGCACTCACCACCATATTCGGAATACAGCGGAAATATGCAATGTCGAACGCACCGTGATGCGTAGGCCCGTCTGCGCCCGCGAGTCCGCCGCGATCGAGACAGAAAACAACATGAAGATTCTGCAAAGCAACATCGTGCACGACTTGATCGTACGCACGCTGCATGAACGAAGAATAAATATTACAGAACGGGATCATGCCTTGTGTGGCGAGTCCTGCGGAAAAAGTTACTGCATGTTGTTCGGCAATTCCCACATCGATCGCACGATCGGGCATTGCTTTCATCATGATGTTGAGTGAACTTCCCGTTGGCATAGCAGGCGTGATGCCCATAATCTTTTTATTTTTTTCCGCAAGTTCAACAATAGTATTTCCGAAAACATCCTGGTATTTCGGTGGCTGCGGTTCATTGGTGACGGGCTTCACAATTTTTCCGGTGGTCTTATCGAACAACCCGGGGGCATGCCACACCGTTGGATTTCCTTCTTCAGAAAATTTAAATCCTTTTCCTTTCGTGGTAAGTACGTGAAGAATCTTCGGGCCGGGAATATCTTTCAAATCTTTCATCACACTCACAAGTCGATCCACATCGTGCCCGTCAACAGGGCCGAAATAACGGAATTGAAGTGATTCAAAAAGATTACTCTGTTTAAGCAGCGCAGATTTCAAAGTATCACTGATCTTCTTCGCCACGTATTGCGCATCAGGGCCGAATTTGGAAATTTTTCCGAGCAGCTTCCACACTTCATCTTTCACTTTATTGTAAGTGTGTGAAGTGGTAATGTCATTTAAATATTCTTTGAGCGCACCCACATTCGGATCGATGCTCATGCAGTTGTCATTTAACACAACCAGCAGATTGCTCTTTTCAATTCCTGCGTGATTCAGTCCTTCGAATGCAATTCCCGCCGTCATCGCGCCATCGCCGATCACCGCGACAACATTTCTGTCTTTTTCATTTTTACGATTCGCAGCAACAGCCATTCCGAGTGCAGCAGAAATAGAGGTGGAAGAATGTCCTACACCGAATGCATCGTATTCACTTTCGCTCCGTTTCGGAAAACCGGAGATCCCTTTGTAAAGACGATTCGTATGAAAAATATTTCTGCGTCCCGTGAGAATTTTATGTCCGTATGCCTGGTGGCCTACATCCCACACGAGCTGATCGTAAGGCGTATTGAAAACGTAATGAAGAGCAACCGTCAATTCTACTACACCAAGACTTGCGCCGAAGTGTCCGCCTTTTTTGGAAACAAGGTCGATGATGTACTGGCGAAGTTCTTTGCTCACTTCCGGCAACTGGTCTTCGCGCAACTTTCTCAGATCGGAAGGAACATGAATCTGTGAGAGTAATTTTCCTGCTTTGAATTCGTCGGAATGGGGGTGCGTGCTCATTGGTTTGCTGTTACAAATATACTAAGAAAAAAAGTTCGATTTCCGAAGGAAAACGCCGGTATTAACTTGTTGTTGTTGATATACGATCGAATGTTGGTTAAGGGATGTTAATGGCTACGAATTACGAATGGGAAGATGGACATGGATTTAGTAAGCGAGAAACGAATTATTCCCTTCAGCTGCCTCAGTCCATTTTCAATTCGTAAAAAAAGAAACATATTTACCAAAGAATTCCCGTAATAAAATGCACCATTACTGGCAGAATTTTTGTGGCAATAGTTAAAACCATTTTCCGTTGAAATTAAAATACAATTGTTTTCCCTTCTTGTTATTTTTCTGTGCAGCGATCTTTGATTTTTCGTTTGTTCGTGCCGATGATCATTTTGAGGGATATTCATTCGAAGAAACGTATTCAGCAAAAAGAGACGAGTCGTTTTTGAAATATCAGTTTCATCGCGACAGCACTTATCTGTTTACCGATTCAACAAAAAGTGTTGTTACAAAAACTTCAGGCATTTATCTTTTCATCAACGAGGAACTGAATCTTTTCAAAGATGATCGCAAGACGATAGCCGGTTCTTTCTTTATGTGTGATCCGCACTTCGAAAAACCAGAAAGCGGATTTGTGATGCATGGCTATTCCCCCGGAATAATTTTTTACGCGCGATTGGTTGACAAATCCAATTTGTATGATTACTCACGATCAACGGAATTTCCATTGAGCAAAAAAAATAAATTGATGAAGTTTGAATGGAATGATACGGAATACGGCAAACAAGTCAGGCAACTCCCTGTACGCACGATCTCAGAAAATGCAATTCCGTTCGTGAGTGTAGAATACATTCTGCGCAATGTGGATTTTGTGTGGCACGGAACTTTTTTTGTGGATACTCTGCATTGCGGAAAGCCGGTTGATGTGGCAAAAAAAGTTCACGCAAAAGATTCAATGGCCGTTGCGCAATTCAACATGAATGGATATTACAGCAATTATTCGTACGACTCTCTCCGAAGATTGACTCATTACAGTTTTGGCGGGCCAAGTTGCAATTCCTGTTTCGACGGATTCAGTTTTGATATTACCTATGCGGGAAATTCAGGTAAACCTGTTGATATCGGAGATAGGGATTATCTGAATTATAAAATTTTCTACGACGAAAACGGAAGTGTAAGCAGGATAGAAATGTGGAATTATAAAAATATACTGACGACGCTCACTGTTTCGGAATAGAGTCGTGGAGAGTAGAAACAATTTGATTATGGCCTCCTCACTTTCCATTGCTGATTTTCGTATTTCGTACTCCCTTTCGTATTTCGTAACTTTAAGTACACTTTTCGTATTTCGTACTCCCTTTCGTATCTTTCATCTTCCTAAAAAATTCTCTTCATGAAAAAAGCCGTACTCGCTTCCATCGTTGCCTTCGCTGCAGGAATATTATTTTTCACCTGGAATAATTTTCTCCATCAAAATAATTCTGAAAAATCTTCTGCAAATAAAATTTCTGTTCCCGCGAAAGAAAACGATGAAAAAGATAATGATGCGCTTGATGCTTTGCAATGGCTGAGCAAAACACGTGCCTATCCGAATGCGGATATTCCCAATGACGCGTATGTGAATGCGTGGAAAATGCAGAATTCGCGTTATGCAAATCCGAATACAACTACAGTTGGAACGTGGACAAGTATCGGTCCGAATAATGTGGGTGGAAGAACATTGTGTGTTGCGCTCGATCCGCTTGACACCAATACAGTTTGGCTTGGAAGTGCAAGCGGCGGTTTGTGGAAATCTACAGTGGGCGGACTCGGCGTGAATGCGTGGACGTATGTGAATACCGGATTTCCTGTTCTTGGTGTTGCAACTATTGCCATCAATCCTGCGAATCATCTCGAGATGTACATTGGCACAGGAGAAGCTTACAATTATGGAATGCCACTCAACGGACTTACCGATCGCACAACGCGCGGTTCTGTAGGAATGGGAATTTTAAAATCTACTGATGGTGGAGCAACGTGGTCTTATTCGCTGAACTGGACCTACCAGCAAATGCGCGGCGTGTGGGAAATTTCCATCAATCCTCTAAAACCATCTTCTGTCATTGCAGCGACTACAGAAGGAATTTACAAAAGCACAAACAGCGGAACTACGTGGACACAAGTTCAGAATGCAACAATGGCAATGGACATTGCGTGGTTTCCTTCCGATACAACAATTGTTTTGTGCGGAACAGGAAACATGAACAGCACGAATAAAGGTTTGTATCGTTCTACCGATGGAGGTTCTACATGGGCGCTCGCCGGTGGTGGATTTCCGAATGCAACTGCGCACGCGGGAAGAACGCAGATCGCATTCGATCCCAACAACAACAATGCAGCGCTCGTTCAGATGAGTGATATTTACAACACGATCGGATTTTACAAAACGACGGATAAAGGTGCAACGTGGTCAACAATCGGATCTCAGGATGTAACCGGTTACCAGGGATGGTACTGCGAAGGAATGGCGATCGAACAGGGAAATTCAAATAATATTCTTGCAGGCGGAGTGAACATGATGTTGTCGAATGACAATGCAGCTTCATTCAACCAGGTTTCAAATAATTTCTGGACCACAGATTATATGCATTCCGATGTACACGACATCGTGGTGAATCCGCAAAATGCGAATAGTATTTTCATTGCAACTGACGGCGGACTTTTCCGCTCGTGGGATTTCGGAGTTTCCTATACCGAGTGTACCGATGGTTATGTTACTTCACAACATTACATTGGTTCCTGTTCGCAAACGAATGCAAATTATCTTCTTTCCGGTTTGCAGGATAATTACACGCAGATGTACACCGGTTCTGTTTACTGGACTCCGGTTGTTGGTGGTGATGGATGTTACAATGCAATTGATCCGACTAATGACCAGATCGCTTATGGCGCTTCGCAATATCTGAATGTTGAACAAACTTTTGATCAGTGGTTCAGTTCAAACACGATCATCAGCACGCCATCAAGCGCCACCGGTGGAAATCCTGCAGCATTCCTTGCACCATACATTCTTGCCCCGAATAATAACAATCGCATTTACGCAGCCGGAACAGGATTACAGCGCAGCGATGACCAGGGATTTACTTTCAATACCGTGAGTGCCGATCCGATCGATGCAGGAAATTATATTCTGAGTATCGGATGTTCTTACACGCAGTCCGATTCAGTTTACATTGCTACCGCTCCTGATTTTGGTCCGATGCATTTTATGATCAGCATAAATGCAGGAGTAACTTTTACAGATCGCTCTACCGGTTTACCGGATCGTTATCCAAGAAGAATTACTGTTGATCCGCGAAATAGTAAAATTGTTTACGTTGTTTTCTCCGGATTCGGAACCGGACATATTTATAAAACAACAGATGCAGGAATAACGTGGGCCGATATGAGTTCTGTTTTGCCTGATGCTCCTTTCCATTGCCTGATGTGTGATCCGCAGTTCCCGGATATTATTTATGCAGGATGCGATGTGGGAATGTATGTGAGTACGAATGGAGGACAAACATGGATCACGCACAATACCGGCTTTCCCGATTACACCATGGTGTTCGATATTGTTCCGTCGAATTCCGATCGCGGATTGCTCGCGTTCACGCACGGGCACGGTGTGTACAAGCGCAGCATGAATGATATTTCCGGAATCAGCGATCCGTCTTCGGTGAACCTGTCTGTGAATATTTTCCCGAACCCCGCCAGCGATGTTGCCACTATTTCTTATGGTGAGTTGTATTCCAATACAACCATGAAGATCTATGACCTGGAAGGAAAACTCATGGAAGAACAGCAGTTGCAGAAGAACAGTTCGTACACGCACGTGGATGTGAGCGCATGGGTGAAGGGAGTTTATCTCGTGAATATCTCTTCAGGAAAGGCGACAGTGACGAAGAAGATGATAGTGACCAAGTAGACTTGCTTTTGTACGAACTGCGAAATTGACGTATTACGAACTACGTAATATTCGCGAATCCGTATTTCGCGTATTCGCCGATTTCGTAGTTCGTACAAAAGTTCACACTACCTCCCCATCATGCAGCCTGATCGTGCGATCGGTTTGCTCGGCGAGATTCATATCGTGCGTAACGACTAAGATGGTCTGGTTGTATTTTGTTTTTAATTCTTTGAAAATATCAAAAACAGTTTGCGCATTTTTTGAATCGAGATTTCCGGTCGGCTCGTCGCAGAAAATAATGTCCGGATCGTTGATGAGTGCGCGCGCGACCGCAACACGCTGCTGTTGTCCGCCCGAAAGTTTGTTTGCTCTTTTTTCCGCCTGGTCGGTGAGTCCGAGCATCTCCAGTTTTTCCATTGCGCGCTCTTTCACTTTTTCTTCCGGATATTTCGAGAGCTTCAATGCAGGCAACATCACATTTTCCAGAACAGTGAATTCGGGAAGCAGATAATGGAATTGAAAAACAAACCCGATCTTCTCATTGCGGATCTCTGCCAGTTGATTTTTATTTTTTTTGCTGAGATCTTCCCCGTCAAGATAGATCTGTCCTTCGTAATCGGTATCGAGCGTTGATAAAACATAAAGCAACGTTGACTTCCCGCTGCCCGAGGATCCAATAATGGAAACAAATTCTCCTTTCCGCACAGCAATAGAAACTTTCTTCAGCGCCTGGAAATCTACCGGGTCACGGAAAAATTTGTCGAGATCTTTTGTTTCTAAAATATTGGCCACGGATCAGCGCGAATTAATGCGGATTTTTTTCTAAGTTCTAAGTTATTGGGATTTGTTATTTACTTCTTATTATATC
Proteins encoded in this region:
- a CDS encoding T9SS type A sorting domain-containing protein → MKKAVLASIVAFAAGILFFTWNNFLHQNNSEKSSANKISVPAKENDEKDNDALDALQWLSKTRAYPNADIPNDAYVNAWKMQNSRYANPNTTTVGTWTSIGPNNVGGRTLCVALDPLDTNTVWLGSASGGLWKSTVGGLGVNAWTYVNTGFPVLGVATIAINPANHLEMYIGTGEAYNYGMPLNGLTDRTTRGSVGMGILKSTDGGATWSYSLNWTYQQMRGVWEISINPLKPSSVIAATTEGIYKSTNSGTTWTQVQNATMAMDIAWFPSDTTIVLCGTGNMNSTNKGLYRSTDGGSTWALAGGGFPNATAHAGRTQIAFDPNNNNAALVQMSDIYNTIGFYKTTDKGATWSTIGSQDVTGYQGWYCEGMAIEQGNSNNILAGGVNMMLSNDNAASFNQVSNNFWTTDYMHSDVHDIVVNPQNANSIFIATDGGLFRSWDFGVSYTECTDGYVTSQHYIGSCSQTNANYLLSGLQDNYTQMYTGSVYWTPVVGGDGCYNAIDPTNDQIAYGASQYLNVEQTFDQWFSSNTIISTPSSATGGNPAAFLAPYILAPNNNNRIYAAGTGLQRSDDQGFTFNTVSADPIDAGNYILSIGCSYTQSDSVYIATAPDFGPMHFMISINAGVTFTDRSTGLPDRYPRRITVDPRNSKIVYVVFSGFGTGHIYKTTDAGITWADMSSVLPDAPFHCLMCDPQFPDIIYAGCDVGMYVSTNGGQTWITHNTGFPDYTMVFDIVPSNSDRGLLAFTHGHGVYKRSMNDISGISDPSSVNLSVNIFPNPASDVATISYGELYSNTTMKIYDLEGKLMEEQQLQKNSSYTHVDVSAWVKGVYLVNISSGKATVTKKMIVTK
- a CDS encoding ABC transporter ATP-binding protein produces the protein MANILETKDLDKFFRDPVDFQALKKVSIAVRKGEFVSIIGSSGSGKSTLLYVLSTLDTDYEGQIYLDGEDLSKKNKNQLAEIRNEKIGFVFQFHYLLPEFTVLENVMLPALKLSKYPEEKVKERAMEKLEMLGLTDQAEKRANKLSGGQQQRVAVARALINDPDIIFCDEPTGNLDSKNAQTVFDIFKELKTKYNQTILVVTHDMNLAEQTDRTIRLHDGEVV